Proteins encoded in a region of the Alicyclobacillus vulcanalis genome:
- a CDS encoding sigma-54 interaction domain-containing protein codes for MEPSVAADVWKLYQEILEFAPIGVHAVDREGRTRVYNRVMGEIDGYRPDEVLEKNVFELYELDENTSTLWRALKTGHPVQIEEQVYVARNGRRVVTQNRTKPVVIAGEIIGAMEIAVPRREEIRGQAGAPGSRRQFTFADILGESRAIRRAVDLAERAARTDLPVLIIGETGTGKELVAQAIHGASARRQGPFLAQNCAAWPEGLAESVLFGTRRGGFTGAVDRTGVFEIACGGTLFLDEVHAMSPAVQAKLLRALQEGEVWPIGARRPVAIDVRVLAAMNVPPGEAVSRGLLRPDLLYRVGAVAIHLPPLRERPEDILVLARAFLARYGHGREVGLSSEARRFLLRHDWPGNVRELEQTVRSALWLWPEARELSLEMLKAAHPLFGAEALTAEGAGARDGGAETARGAERATERKAAWSTTSGRERGAAPRAERPSDDAIRAAYEAASGNLSRAARALGISRQRMQYHARRLGLRP; via the coding sequence ATGGAGCCGAGCGTGGCAGCGGACGTCTGGAAACTGTATCAAGAGATCCTCGAGTTCGCGCCGATCGGAGTGCACGCGGTCGACCGCGAGGGCCGCACGCGCGTGTACAACCGCGTCATGGGCGAGATCGACGGATATCGCCCGGACGAGGTGCTGGAGAAAAACGTGTTTGAGCTCTACGAGCTCGACGAAAACACGAGCACGCTCTGGCGCGCGCTGAAGACGGGGCACCCGGTGCAGATTGAGGAACAGGTGTACGTGGCGCGAAACGGTCGGCGCGTCGTGACGCAAAACCGGACGAAGCCGGTCGTGATCGCCGGGGAGATCATTGGAGCCATGGAAATCGCGGTGCCGCGCCGGGAGGAAATCCGGGGCCAAGCGGGGGCACCGGGTTCTCGGCGGCAGTTTACCTTCGCGGACATCCTCGGTGAAAGCCGGGCCATAAGGCGCGCGGTCGATCTCGCCGAACGCGCCGCGCGAACGGACCTGCCGGTGCTCATCATTGGGGAGACGGGCACGGGCAAGGAGCTCGTCGCCCAAGCCATCCACGGGGCGAGCGCGCGGCGCCAAGGCCCGTTTTTGGCGCAAAACTGTGCAGCGTGGCCGGAGGGCCTCGCGGAGAGCGTGCTGTTTGGCACGAGGCGGGGCGGATTCACGGGCGCGGTGGATCGGACGGGCGTGTTCGAGATCGCGTGCGGCGGAACGCTGTTTTTGGACGAAGTCCACGCGATGTCGCCGGCCGTGCAGGCCAAGTTGTTGCGCGCCCTGCAGGAGGGCGAGGTCTGGCCCATCGGCGCGCGACGGCCTGTGGCCATCGACGTGCGCGTCCTTGCGGCGATGAACGTGCCGCCGGGCGAAGCGGTGAGCCGCGGACTTCTCCGGCCGGATTTGCTGTACCGCGTCGGCGCGGTCGCCATTCACCTTCCGCCCCTGCGAGAGCGGCCGGAGGACATCCTGGTGCTTGCCCGCGCCTTCTTGGCGAGGTACGGCCATGGCCGCGAGGTGGGCTTGTCGAGCGAGGCCCGGAGATTTTTGCTGCGCCACGATTGGCCGGGCAACGTGCGCGAGCTCGAACAGACGGTGCGATCCGCCCTTTGGCTTTGGCCGGAGGCACGCGAGCTGTCGCTCGAGATGCTGAAAGCGGCGCACCCGCTCTTTGGGGCGGAGGCCCTGACCGCGGAGGGTGCGGGGGCGCGGGACGGAGGCGCGGAGACGGCGCGTGGAGCGGAGCGAGCGACGGAGCGCAAAGCGGCGTGGAGCACGACGTCTGGAAGGGAGCGTGGGGCGGCGCCGCGCGCCGAGCGACCGTCCGACGATGCGATCCGCGCGGCCTACGAAGCGGCGTCGGGCAACCTGTCGCGCGCCGCGCGGGCGCTTGGCATCAGTCGGCAGCGGATGCAGTATCACGCGCGGCGGCTGGGCCTGAGGCCGTGA
- the gabT gene encoding 4-aminobutyrate--2-oxoglutarate transaminase: MARVQTLPGAASAPYLQDAETYLARAYRPFLPAMIAKAEGSLLYDLDGNRYIDFVGGVGCLNVGHSHPRVVAAVIEQAKRFTHTDYTMFPYTPLIDLAKRLAPKTRIPGAKGLFFNSGAEAVENAIKIARRATGRPGVIAFDGAFHGRTLMAMSLTSKLHPYKAHYGPYAPEVYRLPFPSATHGPRLEEFQRFLERAAVTWFDPAQIACVIVEPIQGEGGYIVPVEGFFPVLREFCDKHGILLIADEIQTGYGRTGRFFAMEHEGVVPDLMTCGKSIAAGLPLSGVFGRPEIMDAPAENTLGGTYVGNPVAASAALAVLDVMEAEGLVERAEQVGDRIRSALLELMRECRFIGDVRGRGAMLAVEFVRDRKTMEPNAEMVAAVLRRAMERGLLLMKCGVYNNAIRFLCPLNIPWDVLDEGLEIFAAVVREVQEGDAHASV, encoded by the coding sequence ATGGCTCGTGTCCAAACGCTGCCAGGGGCGGCGAGCGCCCCCTATCTGCAGGACGCCGAAACGTATCTGGCGCGCGCGTATCGTCCGTTTCTCCCTGCCATGATCGCCAAGGCCGAAGGCAGCCTTTTGTACGATCTCGACGGGAACCGCTACATCGACTTCGTGGGCGGCGTCGGGTGCCTCAACGTCGGGCACAGTCACCCGCGGGTCGTGGCGGCCGTGATCGAACAGGCGAAGCGCTTTACGCACACCGACTACACCATGTTCCCGTACACGCCGCTCATCGATCTCGCCAAGCGGCTGGCGCCGAAAACGCGGATTCCAGGCGCCAAGGGGCTTTTCTTCAACTCGGGCGCCGAGGCGGTGGAAAATGCCATTAAAATCGCGAGGCGGGCGACGGGGAGGCCAGGCGTGATCGCGTTTGACGGCGCGTTTCACGGGCGCACGCTGATGGCCATGAGCCTGACGAGCAAGCTGCACCCGTACAAGGCGCACTACGGGCCGTACGCGCCGGAGGTGTACCGGCTGCCGTTCCCAAGTGCCACGCATGGTCCCCGGCTCGAAGAGTTCCAGCGCTTTTTGGAGCGCGCCGCCGTCACCTGGTTCGATCCGGCGCAGATCGCCTGTGTCATCGTCGAGCCCATCCAGGGCGAGGGCGGCTACATCGTGCCGGTGGAAGGATTCTTCCCGGTCTTGCGAGAATTTTGCGACAAGCACGGGATTTTGCTCATCGCGGACGAAATCCAGACCGGCTACGGGCGGACGGGGCGATTTTTTGCCATGGAACACGAGGGGGTTGTGCCGGACCTCATGACCTGCGGCAAGTCGATCGCGGCTGGCCTGCCGCTGTCCGGGGTCTTTGGGCGGCCCGAGATCATGGACGCGCCCGCGGAGAACACGCTTGGCGGCACCTACGTCGGCAACCCAGTGGCGGCGAGCGCGGCGCTCGCGGTGCTCGACGTCATGGAAGCTGAGGGGCTCGTCGAGCGCGCCGAGCAGGTCGGCGATCGCATTCGGAGCGCGCTTCTCGAGCTGATGCGCGAGTGCAGGTTCATCGGGGACGTGCGCGGGCGCGGCGCGATGCTCGCCGTCGAGTTTGTGCGGGATCGCAAGACGATGGAGCCGAACGCGGAGATGGTGGCGGCCGTGTTGCGCCGCGCGATGGAGCGGGGACTTCTCCTGATGAAGTGCGGGGTGTACAACAACGCCATCCGTTTCCTGTGCCCCTTAAACATCCCCTGGGACGTGCTCGACGAGGGACTGGAGATTTTCGCGGCGGTCGTCCGCGAGGTGCAGGAGGGAGACGCGCATGCATCGGTTTGA
- a CDS encoding aldehyde dehydrogenase family protein, whose translation MHRFEPCLNFIGGRWQEPKTGQYGENVNPANGEVLGTWARSGPDDLDEAVRAAREAQAAWRLVPAPERAKVLQRVAQLLRERKEELARMLTMEMGKVLEEARGEVQEAIDMADYMAGEGRRLFGQTTPSELPDKFAMSVRAPVGVVGIITPWNFPIAIASWKSLPAIVAGNAVVWKPAEETPLLARAFAEVYEEAGLPAGVLNVVFGDGPVVGEAMLTHPGIDVISFTGSTETGRHIASVAGAHLKRVSLEMGGKNAITVLADADLDLAVDAIVWSAYGTSGQRCTAASRVIVERAAEEALLAKLLPRVEALKVGDGLDPAVHVGPVIHEAALEKIDHYVQLGLREGAHLLTGGRRLSEGDYARGFYYAPTLFAGVRPEMRIAQEEIFGPVLSVMAVDSFEEAIRVNNGVRYGLSASIFTRDVNRVFRAMRDLDTGIVYVNAGTTGAEIHLPFGGTKATGNGHRDSGQAALDVFTEWKTVYVDYSGRLQRAQIDNN comes from the coding sequence ATGCATCGGTTTGAGCCATGCCTGAACTTCATTGGCGGCCGCTGGCAGGAGCCAAAGACCGGGCAGTACGGCGAAAACGTGAACCCAGCCAACGGCGAGGTGCTCGGCACCTGGGCGAGATCGGGCCCGGACGATCTCGACGAGGCCGTGCGCGCGGCGCGCGAGGCGCAGGCGGCGTGGCGCCTCGTCCCTGCCCCCGAGCGGGCGAAGGTCTTGCAGCGGGTGGCGCAGCTGTTGCGCGAGCGCAAAGAGGAGCTCGCCCGGATGCTCACGATGGAGATGGGCAAGGTGCTGGAAGAGGCCCGCGGCGAGGTGCAGGAGGCCATCGACATGGCCGACTACATGGCGGGGGAGGGAAGGCGGCTGTTCGGCCAGACGACGCCGTCCGAGCTGCCCGACAAGTTTGCGATGAGCGTGCGTGCGCCGGTCGGGGTGGTCGGGATCATCACGCCGTGGAACTTCCCCATCGCCATCGCGTCGTGGAAGTCGCTCCCGGCCATTGTCGCCGGGAACGCTGTCGTGTGGAAGCCGGCCGAAGAGACGCCGCTTCTCGCGCGGGCGTTCGCCGAGGTGTATGAGGAGGCGGGGCTCCCCGCGGGCGTGCTGAATGTCGTCTTTGGCGACGGGCCCGTCGTCGGCGAGGCCATGCTGACCCACCCCGGCATCGACGTGATCTCGTTCACCGGCTCGACCGAGACCGGGCGGCATATTGCGAGCGTGGCCGGGGCGCATCTCAAGCGCGTCTCCCTCGAGATGGGCGGCAAGAACGCCATCACGGTGCTCGCCGACGCCGACCTGGATCTCGCCGTGGACGCGATTGTCTGGAGCGCGTATGGCACGAGCGGTCAGCGCTGCACCGCGGCGAGCCGCGTCATTGTGGAGCGCGCCGCAGAGGAGGCGCTCCTCGCCAAGCTTCTGCCGCGCGTCGAGGCGCTCAAGGTCGGGGACGGGCTCGACCCGGCGGTCCACGTCGGGCCCGTCATCCACGAGGCGGCGCTCGAGAAGATCGATCACTACGTCCAGCTTGGCCTGCGCGAGGGCGCCCACCTGTTGACCGGCGGCCGCAGGCTTTCCGAAGGCGACTACGCCCGCGGGTTCTACTACGCGCCGACCCTCTTCGCAGGGGTTCGCCCCGAGATGCGCATCGCCCAGGAGGAGATCTTCGGCCCCGTCCTCTCTGTGATGGCCGTCGACTCGTTCGAGGAGGCCATCCGGGTCAACAACGGCGTGCGCTACGGGCTGTCGGCGAGCATCTTCACGCGCGACGTGAACCGCGTGTTTCGCGCCATGCGCGATCTCGACACCGGCATCGTGTATGTGAACGCCGGCACGACCGGGGCCGAAATTCACCTGCCGTTTGGCGGCACCAAGGCCACCGGCAACGGCCACCGCGATTCGGGTCAGGCGGCGCTCGACGTCTTCACCGAGTGGAAGACCGTCTATGTCGATTACAGCGGCCGGTTGCAGCGCGCACAGATCGACAACAACTAA
- a CDS encoding transglutaminase-like domain-containing protein: MRRRAITALGPLVTAWISLAAFPQQAAASADGARGALAVPGVGQVAVAWQHIDGRVYAPLSACVAWLNLMHIPQALTSSGWVVGDLPSFPQSLPKTGPLYIWYWQPAHGDEVTYGGPIDAHVIARNGQLYVDVDALRQLFAAFHVATEWQGAKFAALDPVPPLSIPSSGVAPTAAQAPGDLWPEPWFYGEPGVTSSALYNPLTPALPIRLQTPDGFTGEAFITVRSNDDPSETHSYSAPMVHGRLDTTIRLPFQGTLEVQVEEVLNATALQRRTIAYSRAIESAAPSLGLQALGLLQSWFINANESPAVAQLASSIVKQAGITRAQTPQQVDAEIRAISDWASQNIWYNWPAYLNNQVPWQQMTTTLALHRGVCQDISGVAAGLLRALGIPALVIQGQGLGELGWGPHQWDEAWDGARWVTFDPTFDAVYLSDRGVAPPSSVRDTDFDPPPSVFAQNHRGGEIADW, encoded by the coding sequence ATGAGACGCCGCGCCATCACCGCTCTTGGACCGTTGGTTACCGCGTGGATTTCGCTCGCCGCCTTTCCCCAGCAAGCCGCGGCTTCTGCCGACGGGGCGCGTGGCGCCTTGGCTGTCCCGGGCGTGGGACAGGTGGCCGTCGCCTGGCAGCACATCGATGGGCGTGTGTACGCGCCGCTTTCCGCGTGTGTCGCTTGGCTCAACCTCATGCACATCCCGCAGGCCCTCACTTCAAGCGGCTGGGTGGTGGGAGATCTGCCGTCCTTTCCCCAGTCGCTGCCGAAGACTGGCCCCCTGTACATCTGGTACTGGCAGCCGGCTCACGGGGACGAGGTCACGTACGGCGGCCCCATCGACGCGCATGTCATCGCGAGAAACGGTCAACTCTACGTGGATGTGGATGCGTTGCGCCAACTTTTCGCTGCGTTTCACGTGGCGACCGAGTGGCAGGGCGCAAAGTTCGCCGCGCTGGATCCCGTCCCGCCGCTTTCCATCCCCTCTTCAGGTGTCGCCCCGACCGCGGCCCAGGCGCCGGGAGATCTCTGGCCAGAGCCCTGGTTTTACGGAGAGCCGGGCGTCACCTCTTCGGCCCTCTACAATCCCTTGACGCCCGCGCTGCCCATTCGCCTCCAGACGCCGGATGGCTTCACGGGCGAGGCGTTCATCACCGTGCGCTCCAACGACGACCCAAGTGAGACGCACAGCTACAGCGCGCCTATGGTCCACGGCCGCCTCGACACCACGATACGGTTACCCTTTCAGGGCACGCTCGAGGTCCAGGTGGAAGAGGTGCTGAACGCCACCGCCCTCCAACGCCGCACCATCGCCTACAGCCGGGCCATCGAATCGGCTGCGCCAAGTTTAGGGCTCCAGGCGCTCGGCCTGCTGCAAAGCTGGTTCATCAACGCCAACGAGTCGCCAGCCGTGGCCCAACTCGCCTCGTCCATCGTGAAGCAGGCCGGGATCACGCGCGCCCAGACGCCGCAGCAGGTGGATGCCGAGATTCGGGCCATCTCCGATTGGGCCTCGCAAAACATCTGGTACAACTGGCCCGCCTACCTGAACAACCAGGTCCCGTGGCAGCAGATGACCACCACCCTCGCGCTCCACCGCGGCGTGTGCCAGGATATCTCCGGCGTGGCCGCAGGATTGCTGCGCGCGCTTGGCATCCCTGCCCTCGTCATCCAGGGACAGGGCCTCGGGGAGTTGGGGTGGGGACCGCACCAATGGGATGAGGCGTGGGACGGGGCGCGGTGGGTCACCTTTGATCCCACCTTCGACGCGGTCTATTTGAGCGATCGCGGCGTCGCTCCTCCGTCTTCCGTCCGCGACACCGATTTTGACCCGCCGCCAAGCGTGTTTGCCCAAAATCATCGCGGCGGCGAGATCGCCGATTGGTGA
- a CDS encoding glycoside hydrolase family 130 protein, whose amino-acid sequence MNVNRYFENPLITPQDVPPSHPDMRVIGAFNAGVARVRDETVLVLRVAEQASADEDAVGVPVYNPMRRAVEVHWFKRSDPHYDFSDPRAVRRKDTGETVWLTSMSHLRLARSRDGRHFTIEEKPFLAPETQYEAFGVEDPRVAEIDGVYYITYTAVSDHGVAVGLAATRDFRHVFRLGLILPPENKDAVLFPERVGTHYHLLHRPAPRGLGELDIWIAESPDLRAWGNHRFLLAPRRHEWDSLRVGGGAVPIRTDKGWLLLYHGANDKNEYAMGACLVDLADPSKVLARSAEPVLKPEAPYEQTGFLRGVVFSCGAWVEGDVIHMYYGVADESLAGADLSIRDILDSLA is encoded by the coding sequence GTGAACGTGAACCGCTATTTCGAGAATCCGCTGATCACGCCGCAGGACGTGCCGCCTTCTCACCCCGACATGCGCGTCATTGGCGCGTTCAATGCCGGCGTGGCGAGGGTCCGCGATGAGACGGTCCTCGTCCTGCGCGTCGCCGAGCAGGCCAGCGCAGACGAGGATGCCGTCGGCGTCCCCGTCTACAATCCGATGCGCCGCGCCGTCGAGGTACACTGGTTCAAGCGGTCCGATCCCCACTACGACTTTTCGGACCCGCGCGCCGTCCGCCGCAAGGACACGGGCGAGACCGTCTGGCTCACCTCCATGTCGCACCTGCGCCTCGCGCGCAGCCGGGACGGGCGACACTTTACCATTGAGGAAAAACCGTTTCTCGCGCCGGAGACCCAGTACGAGGCGTTCGGCGTCGAAGATCCGCGCGTGGCCGAGATCGACGGCGTGTACTACATCACCTACACAGCCGTGTCCGATCACGGCGTGGCCGTGGGGCTCGCCGCGACGCGCGACTTCCGGCACGTCTTTCGCCTCGGCCTCATTCTGCCGCCCGAGAACAAGGACGCTGTGCTCTTCCCCGAGCGCGTCGGTACGCACTACCACCTGCTCCATCGGCCGGCGCCCCGCGGGCTCGGGGAGCTCGACATTTGGATTGCCGAATCGCCGGATCTGCGCGCGTGGGGCAACCACCGCTTCCTCCTCGCGCCCCGGCGGCACGAGTGGGACAGCCTGCGCGTCGGCGGAGGCGCCGTGCCCATCCGCACGGACAAGGGCTGGCTCCTCCTGTACCACGGCGCCAACGACAAGAACGAATACGCCATGGGCGCCTGCCTGGTCGATTTGGCCGATCCGTCGAAGGTGCTGGCGCGATCGGCCGAGCCCGTCCTGAAACCCGAGGCCCCGTACGAGCAGACGGGCTTTCTGCGCGGCGTCGTGTTCTCCTGCGGCGCCTGGGTGGAAGGCGACGTGATTCACATGTACTACGGGGTGGCCGACGAATCGCTCGCAGGCGCCGATCTCTCCATCCGCGACATTCTCGACAGCCTCGCCTGA
- the rocF gene encoding arginase: MRDIHIIGVPSDYGQNRRGVDMGPSAIRYAGLKEKLERLGYDVSDLGDVPVPTPETRRIEHQKLKYLREVVSVCEALCEKVEGVLKGGHTPVILGGDHSIALGSLAGIARAGQPFGVIWFDAHGDMNTDETTPSGNIHGMPLAASLGLGHEALTGIGGIRPKVKAENVVLVGARSIDPEERELIRQSGIHVFTMQDVDRRGMDAVMQEAIRIAANGTRGIHLSLDLDALDPMFAPGVGTPVNGGFTYREGHLAMELLAASGKLISVDVVEVNPILDHRNQTGRMAVELLESLFGKRVI, from the coding sequence ATGCGAGACATTCACATCATCGGCGTCCCGTCCGACTATGGCCAGAACCGGCGCGGTGTGGACATGGGCCCCAGCGCCATCCGCTACGCCGGGCTCAAGGAAAAGCTCGAGCGGCTCGGCTACGACGTGTCCGATCTCGGCGACGTGCCTGTGCCCACGCCCGAGACGCGGCGAATCGAGCATCAGAAGCTGAAGTACCTGCGCGAGGTGGTCTCCGTCTGCGAGGCGCTCTGCGAAAAAGTCGAGGGCGTCCTGAAGGGCGGCCATACGCCCGTCATCCTCGGCGGCGATCACTCCATCGCGCTCGGCAGCCTCGCCGGGATCGCCCGCGCGGGTCAGCCGTTTGGCGTGATTTGGTTTGACGCCCACGGCGACATGAACACGGATGAGACGACGCCTTCCGGCAACATCCACGGCATGCCGCTCGCGGCGAGCCTCGGCCTCGGCCACGAGGCGCTCACGGGCATCGGGGGGATTCGGCCGAAGGTGAAGGCAGAGAACGTGGTGCTCGTCGGGGCGCGCTCCATCGATCCAGAGGAGCGAGAGCTCATCCGCCAATCGGGCATCCACGTGTTCACCATGCAGGACGTGGATCGCCGGGGGATGGACGCCGTGATGCAGGAGGCCATCCGCATCGCGGCAAACGGCACGCGCGGCATCCACTTGAGCCTCGATCTCGACGCGCTCGACCCCATGTTCGCCCCGGGCGTCGGCACGCCGGTCAACGGCGGATTCACCTACCGGGAGGGCCATCTCGCCATGGAGTTGCTCGCGGCGAGCGGCAAGCTTATCTCCGTCGACGTCGTCGAGGTCAACCCCATTTTGGACCACCGCAATCAGACCGGCCGCATGGCCGTCGAGTTGCTCGAATCGCTGTTTGGCAAGCGCGTCATCTGA
- a CDS encoding ornithine--oxo-acid transaminase — MTTQVTGRDALRLEEQYGAHNYHPLPVVLVKGEGVWVWDAEGNRYLDMLSAYSALNQGHRHPRIIQALKEQADAITLTSRAFHNDKLGQMYERIAKLTHKDMVLPMNTGAEAVETAIKAVRRYAYDVKGVPADQAEIIVAEHNFHGRTTTIISFSSDPEYKRGFGPLTPGFRIIPYGDIEALKQAITENTAAFLVEPIQGEAGIIVPPEGYLRQAYEICRERGVLFVADEIQTGLGRTGQMFACDWEGVIPDVYILGKALGGGVFPVSAVAANRDILGVFEPGSHGSTFGGNPLGAEVAIAALDVIVEEKLPEKSRALGEKFLSWLRELKHPAIKEVRGKGLFIGLELKEKARPYCERLKDEGLLCKETHENTIRFAPPLVIREDELAWAFEKIRSVFGEGAR, encoded by the coding sequence ATGACGACACAGGTGACGGGCCGCGACGCATTGCGGCTCGAAGAGCAATACGGCGCACACAACTACCACCCCCTCCCCGTGGTGCTCGTGAAGGGCGAGGGCGTTTGGGTGTGGGACGCCGAGGGGAACCGGTACCTCGATATGCTGAGCGCCTATTCTGCGCTCAACCAGGGCCATCGCCATCCGCGCATCATCCAGGCGCTGAAGGAGCAGGCGGACGCCATCACGCTGACCTCGCGCGCGTTTCACAACGACAAGCTCGGCCAGATGTACGAGCGGATCGCGAAGCTGACGCACAAGGACATGGTCCTGCCGATGAACACGGGGGCTGAGGCGGTGGAGACGGCCATCAAAGCCGTCAGGCGCTACGCGTACGACGTCAAGGGCGTCCCGGCTGACCAGGCCGAGATCATCGTCGCCGAGCACAACTTCCACGGCCGGACGACGACCATCATCTCGTTCTCGAGCGATCCGGAATACAAACGCGGCTTCGGCCCGCTCACGCCCGGCTTCCGAATCATCCCGTACGGCGACATCGAGGCGCTCAAACAGGCCATCACCGAGAACACCGCGGCGTTTCTCGTCGAGCCCATCCAGGGCGAGGCAGGCATCATCGTGCCGCCGGAAGGCTATCTGCGCCAGGCGTACGAGATCTGCCGCGAGCGCGGCGTGCTGTTTGTGGCGGACGAAATCCAGACGGGCCTCGGGCGCACGGGGCAGATGTTTGCGTGCGACTGGGAGGGCGTCATCCCAGACGTGTACATCCTCGGCAAGGCGCTCGGCGGCGGCGTGTTCCCCGTGTCGGCCGTGGCCGCCAATCGGGACATTCTGGGCGTCTTTGAGCCCGGTTCGCACGGCTCGACGTTTGGCGGCAATCCGCTCGGCGCAGAGGTGGCGATCGCGGCCCTCGACGTGATCGTCGAGGAGAAGCTGCCGGAGAAATCGCGCGCGCTCGGCGAAAAGTTCCTGAGCTGGCTCCGGGAGCTCAAACACCCCGCCATCAAGGAAGTGCGCGGCAAAGGGCTCTTCATCGGCTTGGAGCTCAAGGAGAAGGCGCGACCCTATTGCGAGCGTTTGAAGGACGAAGGTCTCTTGTGCAAGGAGACGCACGAGAACACGATTCGATTCGCGCCGCCCCTTGTCATCCGCGAAGACGAGCTCGCGTGGGCGTTTGAGAAGATCCGAAGCGTCTTCGGCGAAGGCGCGCGCTAG
- the pruA gene encoding L-glutamate gamma-semialdehyde dehydrogenase, with product MIPYRPEPLTDFNNPANQEAFAAALAKVEQELGRTYPLVIGGKRIDTGRYIESINPSKKAELVGRVAMAGKDEIEQALKAAWDAYRTWSRMPVIERAALLFKTAAIIRRRKHEFSAWMLLEAGKSRAEADADTAEAIDFLEYYGRQMIDLARRADDLLTPLSGEDNHIEYIPLGVGAIIPPWNFPLAIVTGMTVSAVVAGNTVLLKPAIQTPVIAYKLVEALEEAGMPAGVVNFVPGDPAEIGDFMVGHKDVRFISFTGSKQVGLHLNELAAKQIPGQRWIKRFVAEMGGKDAIVVDEGYDVEMAAKTIVQSAFGFSGQKCSACSRVIAHESLYGELVDRVAELAKAFKVGDVRDASVGTGPVIDQKAFEKITSYIEIGRGEGRLVAGGTASNEVGFFVNPTVFADVKPDARIMQEEIFGPVVAFTKVRSFEEAIEVANSTDFGLTGSVLSNNREHLAYARHHFHVGNLYFNRKCTGAIVGVHPFGGFNMSGTDSKAGGPDYLLLFTQMKSVSELL from the coding sequence ATGATTCCGTATCGCCCAGAACCACTGACAGACTTCAACAACCCGGCGAACCAGGAGGCGTTTGCCGCCGCCCTGGCCAAGGTCGAGCAGGAACTTGGCCGCACCTATCCGCTCGTCATCGGCGGCAAGCGCATCGACACCGGGCGCTACATTGAGTCCATCAACCCGTCCAAGAAGGCGGAGCTCGTCGGCCGCGTCGCCATGGCGGGCAAGGACGAGATCGAACAGGCGCTCAAAGCCGCTTGGGACGCCTACCGGACCTGGTCGCGCATGCCTGTCATCGAGCGCGCGGCGCTGCTTTTCAAGACCGCGGCCATCATCCGCAGGAGAAAGCACGAGTTCTCGGCCTGGATGCTCCTGGAGGCCGGCAAGAGCCGCGCAGAGGCCGACGCGGATACCGCCGAAGCCATCGACTTCCTCGAGTACTACGGCCGGCAGATGATCGATCTCGCCCGCCGCGCGGACGACCTGCTCACGCCACTGTCCGGCGAGGACAACCACATCGAGTACATCCCGCTCGGCGTAGGCGCCATCATCCCGCCCTGGAACTTCCCGCTCGCCATCGTGACGGGCATGACGGTCTCCGCCGTGGTCGCTGGAAACACGGTGCTCCTGAAGCCCGCCATCCAGACGCCCGTCATCGCCTACAAGCTCGTGGAGGCGCTTGAGGAGGCGGGCATGCCGGCAGGCGTGGTCAACTTCGTCCCGGGCGATCCGGCCGAGATCGGCGACTTCATGGTGGGCCACAAGGATGTCCGCTTCATCTCGTTCACGGGATCGAAGCAGGTCGGCCTGCACCTGAACGAGCTCGCGGCGAAGCAGATTCCCGGCCAGCGGTGGATCAAGCGATTCGTCGCAGAGATGGGCGGCAAGGACGCCATCGTCGTGGATGAAGGCTACGACGTGGAGATGGCCGCCAAGACGATTGTGCAGTCGGCGTTTGGCTTCTCGGGGCAGAAGTGTTCCGCCTGCTCGCGCGTGATCGCCCACGAGTCGCTGTACGGGGAACTCGTCGATCGCGTCGCAGAGCTCGCGAAGGCGTTCAAGGTCGGCGACGTGCGGGACGCGAGCGTGGGCACGGGCCCCGTCATCGACCAGAAGGCGTTCGAGAAGATTACGAGCTACATCGAAATCGGGCGCGGCGAAGGCCGGCTGGTGGCGGGCGGCACGGCCTCGAACGAAGTGGGCTTCTTCGTGAACCCGACGGTCTTCGCGGACGTGAAACCGGACGCGCGCATCATGCAGGAGGAGATCTTTGGGCCGGTGGTGGCGTTCACGAAGGTGCGCTCGTTTGAAGAGGCCATCGAGGTCGCCAACAGCACGGACTTTGGGCTCACGGGATCGGTCCTGTCCAACAACCGCGAGCACCTGGCCTACGCGCGGCATCACTTCCACGTGGGCAACCTGTATTTCAACCGGAAGTGCACGGGCGCCATCGTGGGCGTGCACCCGTTTGGCGGCTTCAACATGTCCGGCACCGATTCGAAGGCCGGCGGCCCGGATTACCTGCTCCTGTTCACGCAGATGAAGAGCGTGTCGGAGCTTTTGTGA